From the Ralstonia wenshanensis genome, the window TTTCTTCCCGCCCGTGACCGGTGGTTGAGCGCAGGAGACCGACCATGTCCGTCCGCGTGCAGGAAGCCGACTTTGACCTCGGCGCCGAGATTGCAGCGCTCCGTGCTGGCCGCCCGAACATTGGCGCGGTGGCCAGCTTCATCGGCACCGTGCGCGATATCAACGACGGCACCGGCGTGTCGGAGATGGAGCTGGAGCACTATCCCGGCATGACCGAAAAGGCGCTCGCCGACATCGTGAGCGCGGCCATGCAGCGCTGGGAGCTGATCGACGCGCTCGTCATCCACCGCGTTGGCAAGCTCAAGCCGCAAGACCAGATCGTGCTGGTGGCGGTGGCGTCCAAGCACCGCGGCGAATCCTTTGCCGCGTGCGAATTCATCATGGATTACCTCAAGAGCGAGGCGCCGTTCTGGAAGAAGGAGCAGACGCCCGAAGGCGCGCGCTGGGTCGATGCGCGGGTCACCGACGACAAGGCGCTCGCCCGCTGGGGCATTGCCACCAACAACGCCGCAAAAAGCACGGCTGATCAGCCCGGCGCATCGGCGCAACCGAACGACTACGAATAACAAGGACGCGACCGCATGAGCGGAATAGGCTTTCTGGCAGTTGGGGTGGGCGCTGCGCTGGGAGCTTGGTTGCGCTGGGCGCTCGCCATCTTGTTGAACGCCATCAATCCGGCCTTGCCCTACGGCACGCTGGCAGCCAATCTGGTGGGGGGCTACCTGATCGGCATCGCGGTGGGTTTTTTCGACATGCATGCGGGGCTGCCGCCGGAATGGCGTTTGCTTGTCATCACCGGTTTTCTGGGCGGGCTGACGACGTTCTCCACCTTTTCAAGCGAGGTTGTCGCCAACATCCTGGCCGGCGACCACCTGATGGGCGCGCTGCACATCGTGGCGCATCTGGGCGGCTCGCTGTTCCTCACGATGCTTGGTCTCTGGACGGTGCGCACGTTCAGTTGATCGCAAGACCGGCCCTGCAAATTGAGTTGCGAATGAGAAGTTGGGTTCACATACTGGTAGTGCCTGCGGTGGCTTAGGGACGTCCAGTACGGACGTCCAGTAAGGACGTGCAGTATCGAAGGCCGCCGCAGGTTGCTTTGTGTTGTTCCATCCATAACGAGAAGGAGACGCAATGAAACCAACCCGAACGGCGCGCCTGCGACGGCACGTCTCGCCCAGCAACCTCATCGCTGCCGGTGCCGTGCTGCTGGCCGGTTGCGGCGTGTTGAGCGCCTGTGGCGGCAGCAATGACGGCAACAACGTGCCGGGCACTACCAAGCCGGCCTTTGCCGGCAAGGTGACCGTCACGCGGTACGACGGCGTATCGGATGACCTGCTGACCGCCGGCCTGGGTGCAAGCGGCCTGGCTTCGGCCACCGCGCCGACCATCGCCAACCCCACGGCGCCCACGGCAGCCGAGCTGCGCCGCCTGGCGATCTACGCCAATTACCGCGCGCTGGTCGACACGGCGGCCAAGGGCGGCTACGGCACGCTCTATGGCCCGAACGTCGATGCCAGCGGCAACGTCACGCAGGGCTCCGGCATGATCGCCGGCACCGAATACGTGACGTACTCCGATGACGGCACCGGCCAGCAGAACGTGGTGCTGCTCGTGCAGATCCCAGACAGTTTCGACGTCAACAACCCCTGCATCATCACCGCCACGTCGTCGGGCTCGCGCGGCATATACGGGGCCATTTCCACCGGCGAATGGGGCCTCAAGCGCAAGTGCGCCGTCGCCTATACCGACAAGGGCACCGGCGCCGGCCCGCACGACCTGGCCACCGACACCGTCGCCCTGCAGGACGGCACGCGCACCACGCGCAGCGCAGCCGGGTCCAACGCGCACTTTGCCGCGCCGCTCACCAGCAGCCAGCTCGCCGCCTTCAACACGGCCACGCCGAACCGACTGGCGTTCAAGCACGCGCATTCGCAGCGCAACCCCGAGAAGGATTGGGGCCTGTTCACGCTGCAGGCCGTGCAGTTCGCGTTCTGGGCGATCAACGACAAGGTGTCGGGGACGAGCGGTGCGTTGGTCGGCAGCGCGCTGCCGGTGCGTCCGGACAACACCATCGTCATCGCATCGAGCATCTCCAACGGCGGCGGGGCGGCCATCGCGGCGGCTGAGCAGGACACCGGTGGTTGGATCGATGGCGTTGCTGTTGGCGAGCCGGGCCTGAACCTGCCGCCCAATACCGGTGTGCAAGTGGTGCGCGGCGGCACCACGCTGCCGACGACCGGCAAGCCGCTGTTCGACTACGTGAGCTACGCCAACGTGTTCCGGCTGTGCGCGGCGTCGTCGGCCAGCGTTGCTACCGCACCGGCGCAGGCGTTCTTTGGCAGCCTCACGACGTTCCCGGCAGGCGTGCAGGCCAATCGCTGCGCTGCGCTCAAGGCGGCCGGGCTGCTGACGTC encodes:
- a CDS encoding molybdenum cofactor biosynthesis protein MoaE; this translates as MSVRVQEADFDLGAEIAALRAGRPNIGAVASFIGTVRDINDGTGVSEMELEHYPGMTEKALADIVSAAMQRWELIDALVIHRVGKLKPQDQIVLVAVASKHRGESFAACEFIMDYLKSEAPFWKKEQTPEGARWVDARVTDDKALARWGIATNNAAKSTADQPGASAQPNDYE
- the crcB gene encoding fluoride efflux transporter CrcB, with protein sequence MSGIGFLAVGVGAALGAWLRWALAILLNAINPALPYGTLAANLVGGYLIGIAVGFFDMHAGLPPEWRLLVITGFLGGLTTFSTFSSEVVANILAGDHLMGALHIVAHLGGSLFLTMLGLWTVRTFS
- a CDS encoding D-(-)-3-hydroxybutyrate oligomer hydrolase, producing MKPTRTARLRRHVSPSNLIAAGAVLLAGCGVLSACGGSNDGNNVPGTTKPAFAGKVTVTRYDGVSDDLLTAGLGASGLASATAPTIANPTAPTAAELRRLAIYANYRALVDTAAKGGYGTLYGPNVDASGNVTQGSGMIAGTEYVTYSDDGTGQQNVVLLVQIPDSFDVNNPCIITATSSGSRGIYGAISTGEWGLKRKCAVAYTDKGTGAGPHDLATDTVALQDGTRTTRSAAGSNAHFAAPLTSSQLAAFNTATPNRLAFKHAHSQRNPEKDWGLFTLQAVQFAFWAINDKVSGTSGALVGSALPVRPDNTIVIASSISNGGGAAIAAAEQDTGGWIDGVAVGEPGLNLPPNTGVQVVRGGTTLPTTGKPLFDYVSYANVFRLCAASSASVATAPAQAFFGSLTTFPAGVQANRCAALKAAGLLTSTTAAAQADEALQKMHAYGWEPESDLVHASMSFYEIDPSVATTFGNALSRASVTDNLCGLSFAATDAQFHPTAVNATALAQMAAVGNGIPPTSGVQLVNNNAQGGPTRSNQSVDSTGTQAANLDGALCLRNLLTGADAASQSLQTGISQTLRTGNLQGKPALIVQGRNDALLPVNHGSRPYLGLNAKVEGGSSKLSYIEVMNAQHFDGFIDLVPGYDSLFVPLVLYEQRALDAMYANLKNGTPLPPSQVVRTTPRGGTPGAAPAINAANVPNFTSTPAAGDRISVSVSGGVATVSVPN